ttcatgacatcaaacattggtccatatatgtctcttagaaattcacttctaggagtattttcaaactctcaacggaattacaattgttgtttgttaactaatggcattaatacactatattgcaataaaatacactttatcaaatattgaaaccatgtctggaacatcagttaacagcaaatagtcatttgttcgcacagaacatcttatagaactgtatagattatttccaataaccaaaatattgttcaaagtcaaAAAGTAGAAttatatcttgtatttgatggtataataccaggaagtgacattgctacacattactttaccagcattcacaccaaagattgtttcacttccttgactagagtcagcggacacagtggttgttggatcaatgatatcaaatattgtaggacctggattttcctccacatcatttgcttgccttataagcaatgggatataaacattgtagcacatcatttgtgcaaaccaaaacatcacctcattacacgacttgtaatgtccaacaacttgttttaatgttggcaagtaaaacacatttatttaagtaaaacatcataagcatcgtattccaaaatcgccctcgcacacctgaaaatgcatccttgactttcacaaaattgttgtgacagccgatccttgaccggtattgttcgattgttgttcccatgctggcggctagtagcagacaacagtaagagtacgaaatactattctttgagagtgcaaaactcttattcaatgccactattttttagagtacaataactctttcagtttgggatgtaacccacaccgacatttcaagccgataaatactggtttgtgatagcttgtgagatacttgtgaggtatgtggtgcgcaacggatttcgagccaatgaatgtgggcttgcgaaagcgtcttagcttcagtgcaatccgcactaaaacacaagccgagtctaaatatgttggcttgcgagagtaaacaactcccgtatcgattccactcagcgacgtcacctggatgaaataaaaaagaacaaacaaggcaggctaggatagttaattttcgaatgaaagaaagaaaaccaatctgaaacagcacgacagatcaattttgaaacacaaataacttaccttacaactaatttgcgacggaaaactcttcaaatttttcccaaaacagggaaaacgaccgcagatttatttgcaaacaacgaacgctagaagcaatggccgacacttgaaaacaatgacctcgcaattactagtacccagtctacaagccagactgattattattattatttattattattattatggagtTAAAATAACGTTTGTCTTTGATGGAGTACAGTTGAAGGAACTCCTTTTTTCAATCCAATACAACTCCTAAATCCCAAAACAGAGATTTTTTGAACCGAAAATTCTAACTCCGTTTTTCGAGTCTAAAATGCTGTACGACTTTGCTTTGCGGTAGATTAATATCATCACGATTGGCTTACACGTCGTCTTCTTTGTCAGCTAGTCACTTATATGATATATCGTTACCTTCAAAACTACAtgcagatcttttttttttttcttcagtgcttgatgtaaaaaatttaaaacgtgATCGTTGATGGCTGTTTATGTATTCAGTAATAAAGGAAATGACGTAGAGGAAACGAAAATAGGCGTTAAAGCTCCTTTACAATTTTTAGTGTGTGCAACAAATTCTCTACCGGTTACAATTTGGTGAGAATGTTCAAAAGTTCAGCCACCTCCACAACAGGCGAAATATTTTACGCTACGTGCCTTCGCATCATCGGTCTGAAGCTCATCTGTTGATCAGTGATGAATACAGGTATGCTTGTACGATAACCAGCAGCAGTTCTTTCTCTACTATTCCGTCTAAATGTATGGGTTGGTTTTCCAAAGCATGTGAGCGTTCTCGTAGGCAATTTATTGTATCATTTTTCTTCATATTGTACAATCATCACATGGCACCTTTGGTTAGACACGGAGCCCACGCGCCATTTATCAGAACTCCACAACCAATGTGAAACATTAATGGACGTAAATCGCTGTGCAGTCATATCTTCAAACTTAAGGACACcttaaaggggaaaaaaaaaacacttttaccGTGGATCGCTCATACTGACTGACAGGTTGGATACGAATGATAAAAGATTAGTTTAAATATGAACTAACAGTCGTCGCTGCCATCTTATTCCCCTGCATGAAGAACTGGGCTGCCAGTCAAGAATCGGGTATGTAAACAACTTCTCGTCTTTGATAAACCGCTGATTCCTTGTCTGCGTATTACAACAACTGGGCCAAATGtataatatgaaatgaaattaagaaTCAAGGTGTAACTGCACACGGCTTTCCAATCAGTATCAATATATCTGGGACATTTCATAAAGATCGATTTATGCCAAACCTCGTGCATTAAACCGCTAGGAATGCACGCCTTTTCACTGTGGCTAATACTGTCAAACACGTAGTTCCTTCCTTCAACATCAACCAGGAACAACTTTTGTAACTGACATCCCACGTGTTTTCAGGAAAGTGAACAGCTCTAGTACATTTTCTTATGTAACATTTGCCATGTCCTGAGCAATTTAGCTCTGTCTCGAAGCGAACGCAAACGCGCTACACCGTTCGGACTATGCATAGTGAATATAAATATTGGCCTTGAAGCAAGGGTACACCATGAAACAAAAATAGtgttaaaatcagaaaaaaatgcTGCTTTGGAGAAACATGTTTGCAAGTCTCACAAATTTTCCCTAAAGCTCACCAGTGATGTCTTTTTTTCCCCAAAGTACTCGTTGCTCTTGAGACGAATTCAGTGTATTCTGCTAGAGCGTCCGGGATTCAAAAAACTGTAGCTAATCCGCAATAAAAACACTGAGTCCCGTCAGAAATTTGCAGTTGTGTAATGGTGAAGCCTTTCGAGTCAATAGTAAGCCCAATAACACCAGTCTAGGAGCTGTTATcagtaataaataatttaaaaccTTCTTGTACGTGTTCGTGTTTGTATATAATCTTTAACCAGAAGTTGATTTGTGTCATCAAACCTTGTCAGTTACTATATCGTTTGTCAGGTCTTTCATTCATGCAACAAATGGCTTTCTAAACGGCTCCAAgagttttttccaaatatgtCCACGATACAtgggaaaaacaaaaagcaaaaacaaaaagaggaaTTCGAAGAAAAATCACTTCTCGCCAAGCTCAGTCTCTCTGAACCCGTACATTTCAAGGTCATTTGAAGGTGATAAAATAAAGGCGGATACAAAGAAAATACGTTTTGATATCTATTTTGCTTTTCAAACGATGTTACATCATAAAGACTGAAGTAGTCTCTTTGTCATAAGCTGTTGAACTCTCAAAGAAAGTAATGGAACAGAGAAAAAGGAAGACCTCATGCATTTCTGATCTTTTGTGCATGTTAGGAACTGACAGACGAGTCGATCTCTCCGTCTGTCAAGTTTCCTTGAACAGATGCAGAGGGATATTATCACAAAGGTAAAATAACTGTAGAGAATAGAGAATGTAAACAGGTATTATTTAACTACTATTCAACCGGCTCCTTACGCCAAATTAACATCATTCACAAAGATCCTTGCAACCAACGTGGACGCAAAGATTCACAGGAATATGCTCTCTTCTTTAAAAGAACGATCGtatattatttatatatatatgcatatgcTATGCCGGTACAATTTAACTCACTTATCACGttcttaaaattaaagaagttggcttgaaatttaaataaaagtACAACTTTGTTATATCACGTCTACTTAATGTTATttggaaaaataggaaaatgcGCGGATTGATTTGGGTATTGCATGCTCCACAAAAATGTCGACCCCGCGGGCAAATGTTTCAGGCCACTAAGAGTGTTACGAGAAATTGCAAACGCTACACGGGTTCTCTACATTAAtggatatatttttttatatgcGAAGATCGGTGATCTGAACGACTAAAAGATCTTCCACAAAGAGGACATATGTacggcttttctccagtatgccTTCGATAGTGGCGCTTGAGTTCATCTGAACGTCGGAAACACCATCTACAGTTTTCCCAAGGACACAGGAAAGGTTTTTCACCAGTATGAATCCGCTCGTGAGTTCCGAGATGAGTGCTTTTGGTGTAACAACGCTTTTTTACAGCCAGGGAAATCACAGAGAAAGTTATGATGTAGTTCCAGTTCTTTGTTATCGGAAACAGGTTGGACTGTTTGTGCATGTGTACTGAAATTACATCCATATGCTGCATCATCGTTCGATGTAGCGTGGACAGAAGACGGCGTTGTTGCAAGCATAGTTACCTGTGGCCACTGGTGTCTTAGATTTAGAGCTGGAATAGACGCCGACTCTTCAACAGTGCACGTTCCCATTGTCATTCCTGTCTCTGGAAAGAGGCAGTTTTTCTTTCCTATAGTCATTTCTTGAAGCTTGGGTTGGGGAAGAGCTAGATAAGACGAGGTTTCCACCGGTAACGTTGCAGGAGAAGATGAACACAGATAGCTATCCATCTCACGAAGGATCTTTTAGAGAAATAAGGGTTACATTTAGTTTTATCTAACATCATGATTATTTCTGGTTTTAATCCCATACCTTGACTGATTGATATCGCGGGGATCAATGGCTTTTGTCGGAAATGTATGTAGTTGTTAAAACTGCATGAAGAACTTTAAAGGATCCCTGTCATCCTTTACAGTTAAATTGCTAATGGCCATACATCTCCTTCAGGGCTCACAAACTTGTAAGAGACGTTTAGCATTTTTAGAGCAATAGTGCTCGGCTTTATGTCGCGTAAAGGTTAATTCACTGAGATATGAAATGAGCGAACTACTTTTTTCAGGGAGTTTGCAGAACAAAACCGTCATTTTGATCCTCTGAGGAAAATCAGCAATTTATACAATGTCTCTCGAACTCATGATCCTTGATTGTATTTCTTACTCAAAGTAAGTTAATAGATTTCCGAGCAGTTGTCAATGTTTTCCTCCAATTGCTATTTATCAGCGGTAATAAAAGGCTAGAAAACTAAAATATTGTCTGATTGTTTTATGTACCGTCCGAGGGTATCACAAAGCTCGAACTTGTCATTAGTGTTCACTCAAAAGCTCACATCAGAAATGCATGCTATTATAATATCACTTAGAAAATGTGTAAGTCGACTAAATCATTCATGCATTGCAACTGACCTGTTGAATTTCTTCCTCCCTGGTGGGTATTAGCAGCGAATAGATGCCGGCCGTTACCAGATTTCCTTCCCCTGATACGAATTTTGGTACATGACACCGTCTTTCCTCTAAACAAGTTATCGAAACTTGTACAAGCCATAAGCATTTGGCTGTCTTCTTTAACAGAGGGCCCCATGAACGAGTTGCCCGGTAGTCGGATTCAtgctttatacgcaaagggttctggggtCGCCAGAGGacaaacattgcaagtcgctgtgagaaaatgtatggcggaaacttattcgacgtccaaaaaaaaaaaggattttggagagagatcaatgCCTTTTTCGACGGAGTTTTATTACAAATccatttgggcaatgttgatacgtgacaagtgtaagttttgtttgaataaccgtgaaatatgagataaaattagctgattaacttccttgcttgcgtaaggtttattgtgaaatggtctcaaaatattacaaaataaggaacaaatctggaggaaatagctcaaaaaaacgtttaagttgtatttacgtgtgtaTAGGCTGGCCTATTTCTAAATTCagcaattcaaataattttgaaaatatGCCTGATACGGCGATCAAATGTATTGCGCTTTGTGGGGTTGTGACAACGATCGAAGGTACCTAGGGAAGCGAAAGATTCTCAGTGCTCATGTTGAAATATTAAGATTTTACTTGCCCAGGAACAACAATAACGTTTTTGTCGTGGGCTAGAACAAGTAATCGTGACCAATTCAAGGTTTCCATGAGTAAGTACAAAGGtctgttgaaataattttgtacaaggttacagaacctctgaatgtcctaCACCGTTTGTACATAGGAGAGTATAATTGTGTGAGTACTAAAACCTAAAAGACCTGCTCCAAAGATCAGATCTACAAAGAACTAGTATATGAAGATGTACTGGTCGAAGTCATAGTGTAGCTTGACAAGTTTTCTTAGCTCCAGTGACATTGATACTGTCTTGTAGATGTCAGTTTGACAGAAgaaaaagtttgtttacatgtaacagCCTAGGCATATGAATTCCCCACGGTGTTATCTAAATCTATCGAAACAGAGACTGCGCGCTGTATTCTGAGGAAGAGGAGCATTAAAACAGCTACCTCGAGGCAGAAGAAGATTGAAATAGTTTGCTTGAGCAGAATTATCGTACTTCATCAAAGGGATTGGACTTTCATAGAGTCTGTAGAAAAATAGTAGCGGCTGaaaaaacggttagctttttcTCAATCAATTTTTTGCGCCGTTTAACATGGTCTGAGTCGAGGAACTTTTTTGAACTTTCGTTGCTAGATAAGTTTCACGAAATGTAGAACCGcgttctacttctgcaacggtcgcagaAATCGTAGTGGTGATAAAAACGggagtttcaccgtgtaacaccacttcgtgaaactggtctcgctcgGTCTTGATACACTACGCTACGTAAGCCAATCAGATACCAGCTAGGGcgatgtaaacaacatttcgatTCCCGAATGAGTTTCGACTTcttatgttacacggtgcaacgcctgctgctGAACCTTCTTTTTCCAGCGCCGTTGTACATAAGTTTTAGATAAAATTTCCAACGTGTAAAAAACAGCGGCTTAATTTTGTCATATTTCGAGACCATGCCGCGGATCCTTACACGAGCAAGGTTAATCCGAATGAATattatctcatatttcacggttatgaaaacaaaaacttacacttttCACTTATTAACATTGCctaaatcgatttctgataaaactgtatAGAGAAAAGCGTTGAGCCCTCTCCAAAATAGTTTTTTGGAGGTCGAAATAActttccgccatacattttcttacagcGACTTGCAATGTGTGCCCCTGGCGACCCCAGAACCCTTTGCATATAAAGAGGAATCCGATTTCTGGCACCACATTCATTGAACGGATTTAGCTAAGATAGTTTACCCATAAGGCATACAACAGTAAATTACATAAAACGTAATTCTTCCTGATTGCGTGCTAGGATTACTTGACTTTTACGTGGGTTTGCGTGAATCTCTGCGCTTCCTGAAGTTAGCTGTGGATTTAGCAGTCACTTAACCCGATCGCCAGTGTTCTTATGCAAAGTTTGCCGCGCATTCGTTAGCCCCTCAAATGTTCTCCGAGGTTATTAAGAGCAAAGCAAAGGCCAAGTTATCAAGTATGCTCAACGACGTTCAAAACGGGCTTTTAAACGTcgcatgtgccgaatctaatgcaaatgagaaaaatcttttgttttcgctcatttgcattagactgtcagcacatgtaaaatgcgacgtttaaaacgggcctaagttACAAGAGCGGCTTTCCTTTCACCCTTATCTAGTTACGTCATGTCGGACACAATTATCTTTTTAAGTAAAAACTTAAAGACGTTTGAATCTAAGGCCACAGCTAAACAATAAATGAACAAGAAAGATCGCGATTGATTTAATGTTATGTTCCGCAGTTTTTCAGGCACGTAGATGATTCTAGAAGACCAAGAAAGTTCGGGTAATGTTCGGAGGCTCCGATTGGTTCCCGAAATAGAAATTAGTTTTTTTCAGACTCAAACACGGAGGTATCAAATGTTCGCCAGTCGCTCGCTTTGTTTCGAGACTTGTATATTGCGAAACATATTCAAGAACGGAGTTAAACAATGTGAAAACTGTAAATAACAAAAGGAACTTCTTTGCATTTGTACGTGACTTGGCACTCGGCTCATTCCTTGTAATACGCAAATTCAGGTTTCAATGTTTTAAAATAGCGGCGTTTTCTGAAGAATCATAAGTGGAAAAAAACCACTGGTAAGAGCGTTATGTTACAATAGGGTTCGATCAGGTGCAACTTGTGCACGGACCAATTGGTTGCAACGACTTCAACTTTTTGAAACGCTGAGTATTCCTGGAAAGAACTAACCACTTGCATTTAATCAAGCATATAATATCAACATTTTTTTGCTCATTTTGTCCCTTGTGTGTAATCAAGCTGCCTAACGTCCCTAACTGGCAGAACTTGTGGCAGGACTTGAAATTTAAGCCCACACATATCCTCAATTTACcctttaattattttcagcACGACATTTAACTTACAAAGAGTCCGATTCAAGTTTAATGCGATTCTCCCGGTTATGAGATCTGTGGCAAAAGTGAAATATAACCGACAGAACGGTTTTTTATAAGGATCGAGCAGCAGAAGAAACAAAGCAAtatgtttctttcttcttcttagtTGTTCTCACAAACTTCCGAACACTAGACATGAAAACCGTAATGTTAATGAGAATTATTATTGACAGGGGtaatcttattttctttctgtgataatttgtcttttgttaaaatttgtaaaatagatcttattgttaaaaaggagATTACACTGGCAGTTTCTGCTAAATTATGTCTCAGTCGTACTTAAGGCTATAATTAACATTGTCTGGTGTTTCGTATTATATTGCATTATTTCGGTCTTAAAAGAATGATTGTTGTACAAAACTTGGGAAGTTGAAGCTCAAAAAGAGCACCGTATATTAGTTGAAAAGGCGGCTATTATTTTAAACTATGACTGAGACCCTTGTGAGGGGGGCTAATTCATCTTGGTCAGGTGAAGCATCTCGGCATTTTGTTTGATCGtttctaaaaataacgctaataGCAACTTGACCCAACTTACTTGGCGGCAAAATAACTGTAGGTTTTCCACACGGAAATGTCAGCTAAACTTAATCACCTAACGTTTGCGGATTGAGGGGAAGTGTTACGACATTCGCAAGACCTTTCCCGGCAAATGGATCATTGATGCCGTAATGCGGCAACTCTGACTTATCCGTTTTCATTTCTGTCCGTTTGGTTGCTAATCTCGTTATAAAACATACACTGTTTTGCGTTTGTGAGCATTACTCTTAAAGTAAACAGTCTGTTAGCGTAAATAATTATTGAGTCTAGCCTAGCATTATTACGGACAAATTTTAGTGTTAAAGGTAGACTGCTCTGACGAGATAAAAGCCGTATCACATTAGGGCTCGAGTGCCTACAGAGGGATTAAGTTTCCGGTGATAAAAATGAAGTGTGTAATGTGATCAATGAACAAATATTTTCACTGAAAATTGAAGTTGAAGAGTATTGTTTTGGCTCTCGTATTTCCAGCGAAATGACAGGGTGACACGAAGGAGGCTATTTGAGTGATCAGTCAACATGCTTTGATTCTTTTATGTAGTATTTGCTATTATTTTACTGACCCAGATCCGGCGATGTAATCGTGCAAAATCTtcccaacaaaaaaaatgttcatcATGACTAATTTGTATAATACACTGTGGGAAGGAGGGATAAGTTCATTCAAAAGATTGCATTCCAATAGACTTAACTATCAGAGTGCAAGTTGAAGTACTGCATATTTCTATGTAATCCATCTAACGAAGAGTTTCCACCTTTAAGGCTCAGGCTAATGCTCAGGTGGATTGCATGGGAATAGACAGCACTTGCAAATTTCTGGCAGTTAATTTGTATGATGCGTGATGGTTATACAATGCTTTTAACTAGAATGCTAAAAGCACAGGGGCGTTCTTTCACTGTTTGAGATAGACACTATAAATatagtacttttttttttactttcgtCATCTCAGCTTTTGAAGGAACAACACACAAGtagcggtgacaaacatgagaTACACCGAACTCTTGCAGCCCTGCTAGATATCAGATTTGGTACTGTCATTTGTTCTTTTGGTCAGctttaactgaaaaaataaatctcctcgattaaacaaaggtaaaataaCTGTAGAGAATAGAGAATGTAAACAGGTAATATCATTGAAGGaatgataactttatttaacctgCTCCTTACGCCAAATTAGCATCATTGACAAAGATCCTTGCATGCCAACCAACGTGGACGCAAAAATCGACATGAAtatgttttcttctttaaaagaacGCTCGTGTATTATATATACCACTGATATAGATGCATATGCTATGTACAGTTTAACTCACTTATCAGGttgttaaaattaaagaagttgGTCCGAAATATAAATAAAAGTACAAATTTGTTATATCACGTCTACCAAGTACTTGATGTTAATTGGAAAAATAGGAACGTGCGCACGGATTGATTTAGGTATTGCTGCACAAAAATGACGGTCGACTCCGCCGGACAAATGTATCAGACCACTAAGAGTGTTACGAGAAATTGCAAACGCTACACGGGTTCTCTACATTAATGGGTGTATTTTTTTGATATGAGAAGATCGGTGATCTGAACGACTAAAAGATCTTCCACAAAGAGGACATACGTacggcttttctccagtatgtctTCGATAGTGGCGCTTGAGTTCATCTGAACGTCGGAAACACCACCCACAGTTTTTCCAAGGACACAGGAAAGGTTTTTTACCCGTATAAATCCGCCTGTCAGTTCCGAGATAAGAGCTTTTGGTGTAACAACGCTTTTTACAGCCAGGGAAATCACAGAGAAAGGCATGATGTAGTTCCAGTTCTTTGTTATCGGAAACAGGTTGGACTGTTTGTGCATGTGTACTCAAATTACATCCATATGCTGCATCATCGTTCGATGTCGTGTGGACAGAAGACGGCGTTGTTGCAAGCATAGTTACCTGTGGCAACTGGTGTCTTAGATTTAGAGCTGGAAAAGACGCCGACTCTGCAACAGTACACATTCCCATCGTTATTCCTGTCTCTGGAAAGCGGCAGTTTTTCTTTCCTATGATCATGTCTAGAAGTTTGTTTTGGGAAGGATGCGGCGAGGTTTCCACCGGTGACGTTGCAGGAGAAGATGAACTCAGACAGCTATCCATCTCACGAAGGATCTGTTAGAGAAATAAGAGTTACCTTGACGGTTTTTCTGGTTTTAATCCCATACCTTCGCTAAGTAAAATGCCACAACTGAGTAACCGGCTGATTGATATCGAGGAGCAATGGCTTTTGTCGGAAATGTATGTAGTTGTTGAAACTGAAGAACTTGAAAGGATTCCAGTCGTCCTTTGCAGTTGAACTGCTAATCGTCGTACATCTCCTTCAGGGATCACAAACTCGTTAGAGCAATAGTGCTCGGCATTATATCGCGAAAAGGTTAATTCACtgagatactgatgaaatgagAGAACAACTTTTTACAGGGAGTTTGAAGAACAAACCATCATTTTGATCTTCTGAGGAAAATCAGCCATTCGTACAATGTTTCTCAAACTAATGATCCTCAATTGTATTTCTTGCTCAAAGTAAGTTAACAAATTTCCGAGCAGTTGTCAATGTTTTTCTCCACTTGCTATTTATCAGCGGTAACATAACGCTAGAAAACTAAAAGGTTGTCTGATTGTTTTATGTACTATCCGAGGGTATCGAAAAGCTCGAACTCGTCATTAGTGTTCACCCAAAAGCTCACATCAAAAATGCACGCTATTATAATATCACTTAGAAAATGTGTAAGTAGACTAAATAATTTATGCATTGCAACTGACCTGTTGAATTTCTTCCTCCCTGGTGGGTATTAGCAGCGAATAGATGCCGGCCGTTATCAGATTTCCTTCGCTCTGACACGAGTTTTGGTACATGACACCGTCTTGTCCTGTAAACAAGTTATCGAAACTTGTACAAGCTATAAGCATTTGGCTGTTTTCTTTAAGAGACGGCCCCAATAAACGAGTTGCCCGGTAGTCGGATCCACgctttatacgcaaagggttctgggggTCGCCAgagggcaaacattgcaagaaaatgtatggcggaaacttattcgacgtccaaaaaaaaaaaaacacaaggactttggagagagatcaacattttttttcgacccagttttatcagaaatcgatttgggcaatgttgataagTGACAACTGAGCGGGAAATTAGGATGTCATATATGCGCCTCAAAAGGTCACCCATACAGGCCATGGTCTGATCGATTTTTTGCAGCGAGCTTTTCAGTTGTTGCCCTGTAGGCACTggttaaaagaaataaataataatttttattatctcGTGATAAAAGAACATATCTCGAGTTACAAATATATCAAATTTAAGAATCGTTggatgttgtccttcagtagcattttgagtgaaacagtttaaaattcaattgaggccttacactactgtaaaattgatgttaaaattgttaaaaacgTTTAGAAtccgagctttcgccgatctacggcatcatcagggataaGAAGAAATATTCCGCGTAGGGCTTATATACAGACGTAAAGTGAAAATGTGTGAAAAGCGGGAGAATGTGGGGGTCAAATGCCTAAGATAAATAAGGAGgtatgaatatgaataaaaacgagTGGTATGATCTAATGACCGAGTGTAAATAAGATATGCTAAGTAATTTCTAGAATAAAAGATCCGCGAATTCGCTGCATTCCTCTCGGGAGTTCATGGTAGGTTTGTACTTTCGTATGTAAAACGCTTCGAGCAGT
The genomic region above belongs to Montipora capricornis isolate CH-2021 chromosome 8, ASM3666992v2, whole genome shotgun sequence and contains:
- the LOC138060815 gene encoding Krueppel-like factor 5; protein product: MLIACTSFDNLFTGQDGVMYQNSCQSEGNLITAGIYSLLIPTREEEIQQILREMDSCLSSSSPATSPVETSPHPSQNKLLDMIIGKKNCRFPETGITMGMCTVAESASFPALNLRHQLPQVTMLATTPSSVHTTSNDDAAYGCNLSTHAQTVQPVSDNKELELHHAFLCDFPGCKKRCYTKSSYLGTDRRIYTGKKPFLCPWKNCGWCFRRSDELKRHYRRHTGEKPYVCPLCGRSFSRSDHRSSHIKKIHPLM